A single genomic interval of Desulfovibrio sp. TomC harbors:
- a CDS encoding RrF2 family transcriptional regulator: MAVTQKCQYALRALFELACREGEGVVPAGEIAERQAIPKRFLEVILHQLRQGGFVDSQRGKVGGFYLARPAAEVTVGEVIRFMDGPISPVDCHRARPEHDCPLRGSCVFRGLWDEAREALERVYDTRSLRDLVAVDQQMRKQAEGTNYMI; this comes from the coding sequence GTGGCGGTGACGCAGAAGTGCCAATACGCCTTGCGGGCGCTGTTTGAGCTGGCCTGCCGGGAAGGGGAAGGCGTGGTTCCGGCCGGCGAGATTGCCGAGCGACAAGCCATTCCCAAGCGTTTTTTGGAAGTCATTCTCCATCAGCTGCGCCAGGGCGGCTTTGTGGATTCCCAGCGGGGCAAGGTCGGGGGATTTTATCTGGCCCGACCGGCGGCCGAGGTGACCGTTGGCGAGGTCATTCGGTTCATGGACGGTCCCATCAGTCCGGTGGATTGCCACCGGGCCCGCCCTGAGCATGACTGCCCCTTGCGCGGCAGCTGCGTGTTCCGGGGGCTGTGGGACGAGGCCCGCGAAGCCCTGGAGCGGGTCTACGATACCCGCAGCCTGCGGGATCTGGTGGCGGTGGATCAGCAGATGCGAAAGCAGGCCGAGGGGACCAATTACATGATCTGA
- a CDS encoding cysteine hydrolase family protein, translating to MSHDTHPLGDAILLVIDIQNDYFPGGAMALVQPEAAAAQAALALDRFRQAGRPVIHIRHEAARPGATFFLPGTPGAEIQAAVAPRPGETVVTKAWPNSFRDTALGEAVAASGASRLVVAGMMTHMCVDATVRAGFDLGYAVTVLADACATRDLSFDGRQVPAADVQAAFLAALAAVYAAVVPTAALAAAAR from the coding sequence ATGAGCCACGACACACACCCCCTTGGCGACGCGATCCTGCTCGTGATCGACATCCAAAACGACTACTTCCCAGGCGGGGCCATGGCCCTGGTCCAGCCCGAAGCGGCCGCAGCCCAGGCCGCCCTGGCCCTGGACCGGTTCCGCCAAGCCGGCCGGCCGGTCATTCACATCCGCCATGAGGCGGCCCGGCCCGGGGCGACCTTCTTTCTGCCCGGCACGCCCGGGGCCGAGATCCAGGCCGCCGTGGCCCCGCGTCCCGGCGAGACCGTCGTCACCAAGGCCTGGCCCAACAGCTTTCGCGACACAGCTCTCGGCGAGGCCGTGGCCGCAAGCGGGGCGTCCCGGCTGGTGGTGGCCGGCATGATGACCCACATGTGCGTGGACGCCACGGTCCGGGCCGGCTTCGATCTGGGCTATGCCGTGACCGTCCTGGCCGATGCCTGCGCCACCCGGGATCTGTCCTTCGACGGCCGGCAGGTTCCCGCCGCCGATGTCCAGGCGGCCTTTCTGGCCGCCCTGGCCGCCGTCTATGCCGCTGTCGTGCCCACGGCCGCCCTGGCCGCTGCGGCCAGGTAG
- a CDS encoding iron-containing alcohol dehydrogenase: MRISKFAIPEIIFGRGSIVHLASCAKRLGARRVLLVSDQGLVGAGWVERIQEILRDNGLEWIFFDAVNSNPRDNQVHAGADIYSRERADVIIAVGGGSPMDAAKGIATIVGNGGRINDYEGANRIMRPLPPMIFLPTTAGSGSDISQFCIITDVARQVKMSIISRSLVPNVSIIDPLVLLTKSAELIISSAIDAFAHAVESYLSLLSSPFTEHQALKAIRLIAHNLHPALEDRSIEALENLSIAATSAGMSFSNAGLGIGHSLAHSLGGRFDVLHGLVHPILLPPVMRYNLPTSVDKLANIGRIVCGPRMCSNEYIAQAGIAWLERFCADLHVPVRLRDILPDSSCLEIIAKAAVNDACTLTNPRPASWESLLGVCQEAW, from the coding sequence ATGCGGATCAGCAAGTTCGCCATTCCCGAAATCATTTTCGGCCGGGGGAGCATCGTCCACTTGGCCTCCTGCGCCAAACGCCTGGGCGCGCGCCGGGTGCTGCTGGTGAGCGACCAGGGGCTGGTCGGCGCCGGCTGGGTGGAGCGCATCCAGGAAATCCTGCGCGACAACGGCCTGGAATGGATCTTTTTCGACGCCGTCAATTCCAATCCCCGCGACAATCAGGTCCATGCCGGGGCCGATATTTATAGCCGCGAGCGGGCCGACGTCATCATCGCCGTGGGCGGCGGCAGCCCCATGGACGCGGCCAAGGGCATTGCCACCATTGTCGGCAACGGCGGGCGCATCAATGACTACGAAGGGGCCAACCGCATCATGCGCCCCCTGCCCCCCATGATCTTTCTGCCGACCACCGCCGGCTCCGGCTCCGACATCTCCCAGTTCTGCATCATCACCGACGTGGCCCGGCAGGTCAAAATGTCCATCATCAGCCGGTCGCTGGTGCCCAACGTCTCCATCATCGACCCGCTGGTGCTTTTGACCAAGAGCGCGGAACTGATCATCTCCTCGGCCATCGACGCCTTTGCCCATGCCGTCGAGTCCTATCTTTCGCTTTTATCCTCGCCCTTTACCGAGCATCAGGCCCTAAAAGCCATTCGCCTGATCGCCCACAACCTGCATCCGGCCCTGGAAGACCGCTCCATTGAAGCCCTGGAGAATTTGAGCATCGCCGCCACCTCGGCCGGCATGTCCTTTTCCAATGCCGGCCTTGGCATCGGCCACTCCCTGGCCCACTCCCTGGGCGGCCGGTTCGACGTGCTCCATGGCCTGGTCCACCCCATCCTCCTGCCGCCGGTCATGCGCTACAACCTGCCGACCAGCGTGGACAAGCTGGCCAATATCGGCCGCATTGTCTGCGGGCCGCGCATGTGCTCCAACGAATACATCGCCCAGGCCGGCATTGCCTGGCTGGAACGGTTCTGCGCCGATCTGCATGTGCCGGTGCGCCTGCGCGACATCCTGCCCGACAGCAGCTGCCTGGAAATCATTGCCAAGGCGGCGGTCAACGACGCCTGCACGCTGACCAACCCCCGGCCGGCCAGCTGGGAGTCGCTGCTTGGCGTGTGTCAGGAGGCCTGGTGA
- a CDS encoding two-component system sensor histidine kinase NtrB, with the protein MPGKGPSLEDLIGIEHSKLGFFQELRQTIEALKDANAQSTQRRREIAAILDGITDIMMVLSSDLRILSVNHVFRQTFPDTPHPEGMHCYQIFRGDDQPCPNCPASASFATGDICRETAIFKIGGKNTQFEMVASPIRRPEAPESHILVFKRDVSREKDYQAKFYQAEKMATIGMLATGVAHEVNNPLTAIFGFAEGLRRRLPALKETVDPQVMEDVEDYVATIMRECRRCQDIVTTLLTFSRQKTVSFAAVSLNAVVNDTLKLLRSHLRQRNQAKITMRVELSENLPMVHGDEHQIKQVMLNLLVNAMDAIAGPGRIIITTFQSSQGAVCLSVEDSGCGIPADHMDKLFEPFFTTKRSGKGIGIGLSTCMSIVKKHQGEIAVKSEPGSGATFTVKFPVNTDKTT; encoded by the coding sequence ATGCCCGGAAAGGGGCCGTCCCTCGAAGATCTGATCGGGATCGAACACAGCAAGCTGGGCTTTTTCCAGGAGTTGCGCCAGACCATCGAGGCCTTGAAGGACGCCAACGCCCAGTCCACCCAGCGTCGCCGGGAAATCGCCGCCATCCTCGACGGCATAACCGACATCATGATGGTGCTCTCAAGCGACCTGCGCATCCTCTCGGTCAACCACGTCTTTCGCCAGACCTTTCCCGACACGCCCCATCCCGAAGGCATGCACTGCTACCAGATCTTTCGCGGCGACGACCAGCCCTGCCCCAACTGCCCGGCCAGCGCCTCCTTTGCCACCGGCGACATCTGCCGCGAGACCGCGATTTTCAAGATCGGCGGCAAGAACACCCAGTTTGAGATGGTGGCCTCGCCCATCCGGCGTCCCGAGGCCCCGGAAAGCCACATCCTGGTGTTCAAGCGCGACGTCAGCCGGGAAAAGGACTATCAGGCCAAGTTCTATCAGGCCGAAAAAATGGCCACCATCGGCATGTTGGCCACGGGCGTGGCCCACGAGGTCAATAACCCGCTCACCGCCATCTTCGGCTTTGCCGAGGGCTTGCGCCGCCGGTTGCCGGCGCTCAAAGAAACGGTTGATCCCCAGGTGATGGAGGACGTGGAAGACTATGTGGCCACGATCATGCGCGAATGCCGGCGCTGCCAGGACATCGTCACCACGCTGTTGACCTTCAGCCGCCAAAAGACCGTGAGCTTTGCCGCCGTGAGCTTAAACGCCGTGGTCAACGACACGCTCAAGCTCCTGCGCAGCCATCTGCGGCAACGCAACCAGGCCAAAATCACCATGCGCGTGGAATTAAGCGAAAATCTGCCCATGGTGCACGGCGACGAACATCAGATCAAGCAGGTCATGCTCAATTTGCTGGTCAACGCCATGGACGCCATCGCCGGCCCCGGGCGCATCATCATCACCACCTTCCAATCCTCCCAGGGCGCGGTCTGCCTGTCGGTGGAAGACTCCGGGTGCGGCATCCCCGCCGACCACATGGACAAATTGTTCGAACCCTTTTTCACCACCAAGCGCTCCGGCAAGGGCATCGGCATCGGGCTTTCCACCTGCATGTCCATCGTTAAAAAACACCAAGGGGAAATCGCGGTCAAAAGCGAGCCGGGAAGCGGCGCGACGTTTACCGTCAAGTTCCCTGTCAATACGGATAAAACCACGTGA
- a CDS encoding sigma-54-dependent transcriptional regulator has translation MTSPYSVLVVDDEPSIGKLLKKELSTPSRAVTAAESAQQAREMLRRNTYEVAVLDLRLPDADGLDLLVEIRQHSPDVEVIIITGHGNIDSAVEAMKLGAYDYITKPFNLEELELVVERAYQRACLRFENRQLRHAQRQAQPQQIVGNSAAIKQIRFLIDKVAPTDVPVLITGESGSGKEVAATAIQARSKRAEKPYVIKNCATLQKELARSELFGYVKGSFTGATENREGLMTFANKGTLFLDEIGELPMEVQASLLRTLENKTYRRVGDKDERTSDIRLLFATNRNLAKEVEAGRFHEALFHRINVFNIELPPLRDRKEDIPLLVDYFLGRIEGGGAYRVSDKAMGCLINYHWPGNIRELRNVIERGVILSEAGVITENALPRELSVKSEGDSDFLSLEAVEREHIAKVLVCFANNRTLAATALGISRKTLYRKIREYNLM, from the coding sequence GTGACCAGCCCTTATTCCGTTCTGGTGGTGGACGACGAACCGTCCATCGGCAAGCTGCTCAAAAAAGAACTGTCCACGCCGTCAAGGGCCGTGACCGCCGCCGAGAGCGCCCAGCAGGCCCGGGAGATGCTGCGCCGCAACACCTACGAGGTGGCGGTTTTGGACCTGCGTCTGCCCGACGCCGACGGCCTGGACCTGCTGGTGGAGATCCGCCAGCACTCCCCGGACGTCGAAGTCATCATCATCACCGGCCACGGCAACATCGACAGCGCCGTGGAAGCCATGAAACTCGGGGCCTATGACTACATCACCAAGCCCTTTAATCTCGAAGAGCTGGAACTGGTGGTGGAGCGGGCCTACCAGCGGGCCTGCCTGCGCTTTGAAAACCGCCAGCTGCGCCACGCCCAGCGCCAGGCCCAGCCCCAGCAGATCGTCGGCAACTCCGCCGCCATCAAGCAGATCCGCTTTTTGATCGACAAAGTGGCCCCGACCGACGTGCCGGTGCTCATTACCGGCGAATCCGGGTCGGGCAAGGAAGTGGCGGCCACGGCCATCCAGGCCCGGTCCAAACGGGCCGAAAAGCCGTATGTCATCAAGAACTGCGCCACCTTGCAAAAGGAACTGGCCCGCTCGGAACTCTTTGGCTACGTCAAGGGGTCGTTTACCGGGGCCACGGAAAACCGCGAAGGCCTTATGACCTTTGCCAACAAGGGGACGCTGTTTCTCGACGAGATCGGCGAGCTGCCCATGGAAGTCCAGGCCTCGCTGTTGCGCACGCTGGAAAACAAGACCTACCGTCGGGTGGGCGACAAGGACGAGCGCACTTCCGATATCCGCCTCCTGTTTGCCACCAACCGCAATCTGGCCAAGGAAGTCGAGGCCGGACGGTTTCACGAGGCCCTTTTTCACCGCATCAACGTCTTTAATATCGAGCTGCCGCCGCTGCGCGACCGCAAGGAAGACATCCCGCTTCTGGTGGACTATTTCCTGGGCCGCATCGAAGGCGGCGGGGCCTACCGCGTGTCGGACAAGGCCATGGGCTGTCTTATCAACTACCACTGGCCGGGCAACATCCGGGAACTGCGAAACGTCATCGAGCGCGGCGTGATCCTGTCCGAGGCCGGGGTCATCACGGAAAACGCCCTGCCCCGCGAACTGTCGGTCAAGTCCGAGGGCGACAGCGATTTCCTGTCCCTGGAGGCCGTGGAGCGCGAACATATCGCCAAGGTGCTGGTCTGCTTCGCCAACAACCGCACGCTGGCCGCCACGGCCCTTGGCATCTCCCGAAAGACGCTCTACCGCAAAATTCGTGAATATAATCTGATGTGA
- a CDS encoding cytochrome c family protein codes for MGRRIIQPLLAAAALALALPLAARSEEPAARFVGSEVCAPCHAAQHERFLRYSKKAHSSKNLRLMAKGLTDQELTSCYGCHTTGYGRPGGFTSFAATPQLADAGCEVCHGPGSLHAASGDPAAIKGRLTLADCDPCHNDSRVRSFGYKPLLNAGAH; via the coding sequence ATGGGAAGGCGAATCATCCAGCCCCTGCTGGCGGCGGCCGCCCTGGCCCTGGCCCTGCCCCTGGCCGCCAGGAGTGAAGAGCCAGCCGCCCGCTTTGTTGGCAGCGAAGTCTGCGCTCCCTGCCATGCCGCCCAGCACGAACGCTTCCTGCGCTATTCCAAAAAAGCCCATTCCTCCAAAAACCTGCGGCTTATGGCCAAGGGCCTCACCGACCAGGAACTGACCAGCTGCTATGGCTGCCACACCACCGGCTACGGCCGGCCGGGCGGTTTTACGAGCTTTGCGGCCACGCCGCAGTTGGCCGACGCCGGCTGCGAGGTCTGCCACGGCCCCGGATCGCTCCACGCCGCTTCGGGTGATCCGGCGGCCATCAAGGGCCGCCTCACCCTGGCCGACTGCGACCCCTGCCACAACGATTCCCGGGTCCGCTCCTTCGGCTATAAGCCCTTGCTCAATGCCGGCGCGCACTGA
- a CDS encoding methyl-accepting chemotaxis protein, which yields MAVHRVRSIRVKALVLVSLVAAAALAGLFAANTLWQRDMTLARIRQTGAGEAELVKLIVSEPMLIGDNAATTAQFQKIAAVGQRFKAFLTDFTGQVTYATDPDSLRRPLAASAPGPALAAMLTRALGQAADGDGLETAPDGTARFATVRAIKNDPQCHHCHGASRSILGALVTVADVSPDMAALAANQQRTGLLSLAGLAVLVAGLLLFMKRSIIDRLAFLAEASQRMATGDTAPCQAVANRIAARQQRGTMDEISVLGSALCTLVDNLGQKIAEADEKSREAAAEADRAGVCLAEAEAAREAGAQARHEGSVQAARTLEGVLVHLAEATDALSETVAQASSGASAQKDSAQETAAAISQMNETVLDVARTAAAAAKTSAEARDKADQGAGTVQELAGCIDGVQQLAEGLRGDIIALGREAQGIGTIINVISDIADQTNLLALNAAIEAARAGDAGRGFAVVADEVRKLAEKTMLATKDVERAITGIQAGTQTHVASVQAAASAIESASTLARRSGEALSGIVDLVTKASRQVANIAASCEDQSAVSDEIGRAVDSISAISQETAQAMAQADAAVGRLAAQAESLKQLTDDMLAQPGCPALT from the coding sequence ATGGCTGTCCACCGCGTCCGATCCATCCGCGTCAAAGCCCTCGTCCTGGTCAGCCTGGTGGCTGCCGCCGCCCTGGCCGGGCTCTTTGCCGCCAACACCCTGTGGCAACGCGACATGACCCTGGCCCGCATCCGCCAGACCGGAGCCGGCGAGGCCGAACTGGTCAAGCTCATCGTCAGCGAACCGATGCTGATCGGCGACAACGCCGCCACCACAGCCCAGTTTCAGAAGATTGCCGCGGTCGGACAGCGGTTCAAGGCGTTTTTGACCGACTTTACCGGCCAGGTCACCTACGCCACCGACCCGGACAGCCTGCGCCGTCCCCTGGCCGCCTCCGCCCCGGGACCGGCCCTGGCCGCCATGCTCACCCGCGCCCTGGGACAAGCCGCAGACGGCGACGGCCTGGAAACGGCTCCTGACGGCACGGCCCGCTTTGCCACGGTCCGGGCCATCAAAAACGATCCCCAGTGCCACCATTGCCACGGCGCCTCCCGATCCATCCTCGGCGCGCTGGTCACCGTGGCCGACGTCAGCCCGGACATGGCCGCCCTGGCCGCCAACCAGCAGCGCACCGGCCTGCTCTCCCTGGCCGGGCTGGCCGTGCTGGTGGCCGGGCTGCTCCTTTTTATGAAACGCAGCATCATCGACCGGCTGGCCTTTCTGGCCGAGGCCAGCCAGCGCATGGCCACCGGTGACACCGCCCCCTGCCAGGCCGTGGCCAACCGCATCGCGGCCCGGCAACAGCGCGGGACCATGGATGAAATTTCCGTGCTCGGCTCGGCCCTGTGCACCCTGGTGGACAATCTGGGCCAGAAAATCGCCGAAGCCGACGAGAAAAGCCGCGAGGCGGCGGCCGAGGCCGACCGGGCCGGCGTCTGTCTGGCCGAGGCCGAAGCCGCCCGCGAGGCCGGGGCCCAGGCCCGGCATGAAGGCTCGGTCCAGGCCGCCCGCACCCTGGAAGGCGTGCTGGTCCATCTGGCCGAGGCCACCGACGCCCTGTCCGAAACCGTGGCCCAGGCCAGTTCCGGAGCCAGCGCCCAGAAGGATTCGGCCCAGGAAACAGCGGCCGCCATCAGCCAGATGAACGAAACCGTGCTTGACGTGGCCCGGACCGCCGCCGCCGCCGCCAAGACTTCGGCCGAGGCCAGGGACAAGGCCGACCAGGGGGCGGGCACCGTGCAGGAACTGGCCGGCTGCATTGACGGCGTGCAGCAGCTGGCCGAAGGCCTGCGCGGCGACATCATTGCCCTTGGCCGGGAAGCGCAAGGCATCGGCACCATCATCAACGTCATCTCGGACATCGCCGACCAGACCAATCTGCTGGCCTTAAACGCCGCCATCGAGGCGGCCCGGGCCGGCGATGCCGGGCGCGGCTTTGCCGTGGTGGCCGACGAGGTACGCAAGCTGGCCGAGAAGACCATGCTGGCCACCAAGGACGTGGAGCGGGCCATCACCGGCATCCAGGCCGGCACCCAGACCCATGTGGCCAGCGTGCAGGCCGCGGCGTCGGCCATCGAAAGCGCTTCGACGCTGGCCAGGCGCTCGGGCGAGGCGCTTTCCGGCATCGTGGACCTGGTCACCAAGGCCTCCCGGCAGGTGGCCAATATCGCCGCCTCCTGCGAAGACCAGTCGGCGGTCAGCGACGAGATCGGCCGGGCGGTCGACAGCATCAGCGCCATTTCCCAGGAAACGGCCCAGGCCATGGCCCAGGCCGACGCCGCCGTTGGCCGGTTGGCTGCCCAGGCCGAAAGCCTCAAGCAACTCACCGACGACATGCTGGCCCAGCCCGGCTGCCCGGCCCTGACCTGA
- the hndA gene encoding NADP-reducing hydrogenase subunit HndA, with protein sequence MQTSTCQAIGECRMPDHAVLPQPLYREVVQFIEALPQKEGHLVTVLHKAQSVFGYLPIEVQQFVADHMEVPLAQVYGVVSFYTFFTMVPKGKHPISICMGTACFVKGADKVVHAFKEQLKIDIGDVTPDGKFSIDTLRCVGGCALAPIVMVGEKVYGNVTPGQVKKILADF encoded by the coding sequence ATGCAAACTTCAACTTGTCAAGCGATCGGTGAATGCCGGATGCCGGACCATGCCGTATTGCCGCAACCACTGTACCGGGAAGTCGTCCAGTTCATTGAGGCGCTTCCGCAGAAAGAAGGCCATCTGGTCACGGTGCTGCACAAAGCCCAAAGCGTCTTTGGCTATCTGCCCATCGAAGTGCAGCAGTTCGTCGCCGACCACATGGAAGTGCCCCTGGCCCAGGTCTACGGCGTCGTCAGTTTCTACACCTTTTTCACCATGGTCCCCAAGGGCAAGCATCCCATCTCCATCTGCATGGGCACGGCCTGCTTCGTCAAAGGCGCGGACAAGGTCGTCCATGCCTTCAAGGAGCAGCTCAAGATCGATATCGGCGACGTGACCCCTGATGGCAAGTTCTCCATCGACACCCTGCGTTGTGTCGGCGGCTGCGCCCTGGCCCCCATCGTCATGGTCGGCGAGAAGGTCTACGGCAACGTCACCCCCGGACAGGTCAAGAAGATCCTGGCCGATTTCTAA
- a CDS encoding (2Fe-2S) ferredoxin domain-containing protein — MSTIATLDALRAKREEILARQKARQNKVLINVSLATCSIAAGGKVAMEAMQDEVALNGLTNVEFMQSGCMTFCFAEPTVEITLPGKDPVVFGGVDEAKARELVTEYVMKGEPVEGIIPVTYQRVVL, encoded by the coding sequence ATGAGCACCATCGCCACCCTCGATGCCCTGCGGGCCAAGCGCGAAGAGATTCTCGCCCGCCAGAAGGCTCGCCAGAACAAAGTCCTTATTAACGTATCCCTGGCCACCTGTTCCATCGCCGCCGGCGGCAAAGTCGCCATGGAGGCCATGCAGGACGAAGTGGCCCTAAACGGACTGACCAACGTGGAATTTATGCAGTCGGGCTGCATGACCTTCTGCTTCGCCGAGCCCACCGTGGAAATCACCCTGCCCGGGAAGGACCCGGTTGTTTTCGGCGGCGTGGACGAAGCCAAGGCCCGTGAGCTTGTCACCGAGTACGTCATGAAGGGCGAACCGGTCGAAGGCATCATCCCCGTCACCTACCAACGAGTGGTCCTGTAA
- a CDS encoding NADH-ubiquinone oxidoreductase-F iron-sulfur binding region domain-containing protein yields MAATTQIKQLRIATRNCGFIDPESLDDYIAQRGYEALAKVLTMTPAEVVEVIKTAGLRGRGGGGFPTGVKWGIALSNKADQKYMVCNADEGDPGAFMDRAVLEGDPHSIVEAMAIGGYAIGATLGAVYIRAEYPLAIKRLRKAIDDARAMGLLGKNIFGSGFDFDIEIKYGAGAFVCGEETALIRSMEGHRGEPVSKPPFPAQSGYWKKPTIVNNVETFANVPAIILKGADWFSSIGTATSKGTKVFALAGKIVNVGLIEVPMGTSLREVIFDIGGGCPDGKEFKAVQTGGPSGGALAHKDLDVAIDYESLIARKSMMGSGGMVVMDEDDCMVSVAKFFLDFTMDETCGKCTPCRIGSKRLFEILDKITKGHGTQADLSRMKTLCESIKDTALCGLGQTMPNPILSTMDTFANEYEAHVTQKKCPAHVCTAMLTYTIDPAKCTGCTLCTKVCPVECISGTKKQPHVIDASKCIKCGACYDKCKFDSVIKL; encoded by the coding sequence ATGGCAGCGACGACGCAAATAAAGCAGCTTCGGATCGCCACCCGCAATTGCGGTTTCATCGATCCCGAAAGCCTCGACGATTATATCGCCCAGCGCGGCTACGAGGCCTTGGCCAAAGTCCTCACCATGACCCCGGCCGAGGTCGTGGAAGTCATCAAAACCGCCGGCCTGCGCGGCCGGGGCGGCGGCGGCTTCCCCACCGGCGTCAAATGGGGCATCGCGCTCTCCAACAAGGCCGACCAGAAATACATGGTCTGCAACGCCGACGAAGGCGATCCGGGCGCGTTCATGGACCGCGCCGTCCTGGAAGGCGACCCTCATTCCATCGTCGAGGCCATGGCCATTGGCGGCTACGCCATCGGGGCCACCCTGGGCGCGGTCTACATCCGGGCCGAATATCCCCTGGCCATCAAACGCCTGAGAAAGGCCATCGACGACGCCAGGGCCATGGGCCTTCTCGGCAAGAACATCTTTGGCTCGGGCTTTGATTTCGACATCGAGATCAAGTACGGGGCCGGCGCGTTCGTGTGCGGCGAAGAAACCGCGCTCATTCGCTCCATGGAAGGCCATCGCGGCGAACCCGTCAGCAAGCCGCCCTTCCCGGCCCAGTCCGGCTATTGGAAAAAGCCCACCATCGTCAACAACGTCGAGACCTTCGCCAATGTCCCGGCCATCATTTTAAAGGGCGCGGACTGGTTCTCGTCGATCGGCACCGCCACCTCCAAGGGCACCAAGGTGTTCGCCCTGGCCGGCAAGATCGTCAACGTGGGCCTCATCGAAGTGCCCATGGGCACCTCGCTGCGCGAAGTCATCTTCGACATCGGCGGCGGCTGCCCCGACGGCAAGGAATTCAAGGCCGTCCAGACCGGCGGTCCCTCCGGCGGCGCCCTGGCCCACAAAGACCTCGACGTGGCCATCGACTATGAGTCGCTTATTGCCCGCAAGTCCATGATGGGCTCCGGCGGCATGGTGGTCATGGACGAGGACGACTGCATGGTCTCGGTGGCCAAGTTCTTCCTCGACTTCACCATGGACGAGACCTGCGGCAAGTGCACCCCGTGCCGCATCGGCTCCAAGCGCCTGTTTGAAATACTCGACAAGATCACCAAGGGCCACGGCACCCAGGCCGATCTGTCCCGGATGAAGACCCTGTGCGAGTCCATCAAGGATACGGCCCTGTGCGGCCTGGGCCAGACCATGCCCAACCCCATCCTCTCCACCATGGACACCTTCGCCAACGAGTACGAAGCCCACGTCACCCAGAAAAAGTGCCCGGCCCATGTCTGCACGGCCATGCTGACCTACACCATTGATCCGGCCAAGTGCACCGGTTGCACCCTGTGCACCAAGGTCTGTCCGGTGGAATGCATCTCCGGCACGAAGAAGCAGCCGCACGTCATCGATGCCTCCAAGTGCATCAAGTGCGGCGCCTGCTACGACAAGTGCAAGTTTGACTCCGTCATCAAGCTGTAA